The DNA segment CAGTGGGCGTGATCCGGCGACGGTCAGCGGATTGGCGTGGCACGTCATCGGCAAGGATATCCTCAAGCCGCATGCGGTCTTCTGGCCCACCATGCTGAAGGCGGCGGGCTATCCGCTGTACCGCAAACTGGTGGTCCACAGCCACATCCTGGCCGAGGATGGGCGCAAGATGGGCAAAAGCCTGGGCAACGCGATCAACCCGCAGCAACTGGTGAATGACTTCCCGGTGGACGCCATCCGTTACACCTTGTTGCGCGAGGCGTCGCTGGGCGCGGACAGCCCCTACGGCGAGGGCATTCTGGTGTCGCGCCTGAACAGCGATCTGGCGAACGATCTGGGCAACCTGCTGTCGCGCACGGTCAGCATGATTCACAAGTACAGAGGTGGCGTGCTGCCCGCCGCGCACGAGCCGAACGAGCGCGAGCGCGAGATAGAGGCGGCGGCGCTGGCCCTGCCGGGTCAGATTCTGGCCCTCGTGGATGACCTCAAGATCAATATGGCGATTGAGGCGGCCATGAACTTCGTGCGTGACCTGAACCGCTACATCGCTGAGAGTGCGCCGTGGAATCTGGCGAAGTCCGACGAAACCGCCCGCCGTCTGGACACGGTGCTTTATACGGCTGCCGAGGGGTTGCGCGTCGCCTCGGTGTGTCTGGAAGCGGTGATTCCCGGCAAGGCCCGCGAACTGCGGGCGCAACTGGGCCTGAGTGGACAGACCTACGCCCTAGCGGGAGCCTGGGGCCTGATTCCAGCCGGAACGCGCGTGCCGGGCGGCCCCATCCTCTTCCCGAAGCCGGAGCAGGAGGAAGGCAAGGAGAAGTCGGTCAAGCCGCAGAAGCCCATCCAGAAGGAGAAGAAAGTCGTGCCCCAGATCGTAGAACCCATCGCGCCCGTCGCCAGTGCCACCCCCGCCGAAACCGAAGCCCTGATCTCCATTGACGACTTCGCCCGTATCGACTTGCGCGTGGCCGAGGTCATCGCCTGCGAGGCGGTGGCAAAGGCCGACAAACTGCTCAAGCTGACGGTGAAAATGGGCGACGAAACGCGCACGGTGGTCAGCGGCATCCGCAAGTGGTATGAGCCGGAAGCGCTGGTGGGCCGCAAGGTGATTCTGGTGGCGAACCTGAAGCCCGCCAAGTTGCGCGGCATTGAATCCCAGGGCATGATCCTGGCCGCCGAGGACGATGCGGGCAATCTGGATCTGGTGGGACTGGGGCTGGATTTGCCGAGCGGGACGAAGGTTCGCTGAGAAAAAATCTCAACAAAAAGCTGCCGGAGGCGAATTGACCTCCGGCAGCTCTGGTTTTGGATGGACGCTTATGGAATCAGGTAGGTGACCACCAGACTGGGCTTGTCGGTGGCGCTGTCGCCCGATCTCAGGTAAGCGATGTCGGCGTTGCCGTCCCCATCGGTCAGCTTGGCGAAGCGCAGGCGGTACTGCGAGCGGACGCGGCTGTTGGTTCGGTCATCCTTGAGGGCACTCAGGACAGACTTGGTGTAGTTGCCGAGAGTGGGGCTGCTGATGATGTCACCCTGGTTGCTGTACACCGTAGGATCGAAGTCGGCGGCGGTCAGTGAGGTGCCGTAATTCACATGATCCAGCATCAAATCGCTGGCCCCCACATCCAGGTCGGTATACGGACTGCCAGCCACCGCGTACTGGTTGACGGTCAGGTTCGCGGCCAGAATGTTGGCGCTGGTCAGGGCAGCGGGTAGGCCAGCCAGGTCGAAGCTCAGATAGCTGCGGTAGGTGGCATTTCCAACTGTGGCGCTGTCGCCGATATACAGGGAGCCGTCGTTGGTCACCACCTCTCCGTCTGAACGCACCCGGCCATCCAGCGCTGGCGTGCTGCTCAGGGTCGTGGTGATCTGCTTGAAAGTCTTAAAGTTGCTGTTAGTGGCGGGCAGGGCATTGCCCGCGATGTCTGTGGCCGTGGTGCTGAGGCTGAAGCTGTACGTCTTCCCCAGAGCGGTGTAGGCGAGGTCCGCATTGGGATTGATGGTGAGCGCCGTACCGCCAGCGTTCCAGCTAAAAGTCACACTCGCGGCGGGCAGATCGGTGGACTGGTAGGCCGCCTGCGTGGCCGCCTGATTCATTTTCTCACTGAAGGTCACCACGATATTGGCGTCCTTGGCAACCCCGGTGGCCCCACTGGCAGGCGTGATGGACACGACGCTGGGCGCGGTGGTATCTGCTGGGTCTGGTGTGGGGGTTCCTCCACCTCCGCAGGCGGCGAGGCTCAGGGCAGTGGTCAGCAGCAAAGCAATATTCAGTGGTTTCATGGTCTTTTCCTCCTGGGCGCCGGAAGCTCTGCCAACCGCTGGCCGAGTGCCTTTCCTTCGCATGGACCCACCTTAAAAAACGCACCGTGACCGGACCATGATCAACTGTGATCAGGATGGACTTGCGCCATGATCAGGCAGCCCACCATGCGTTCCGCCTGACCGTTCATGCCCGCAGTTCACGCCAGCCCGAGTAGACTGGGCCGTATGCCGTTTATCGTGGTTTCGGGATTGTCAGGCAGTGGCAAGAGTACGGTTCTGCGCACGCTGGAGGACGCGGGCTTCTTTACCACCGACAACCTGCCGCCCGAGCTGTGGGGGGCCATGCACGATCTGGCCGAGGCGCGCGGCCTCAAGCGGGTGGCCATCAGCACCGACGCGCGCACCCGCGATTTCCTGGGGGCGCTGGAATCCAGTTACATGCGGCTGTCACGCCGCCGTGAGGACCTGCGGGTACTGTTTCTGGAGGCCACGGCGGACGTGCTGCTCAAGCGTTACAACCTGACCCGCCGCGAACACCCGCTGGGCGATATGCTGATGGTGGATTTTGCCCGCGAGCGTGAACTGCTTGCGCCACTGCGCTCGATTGCCGACACGGTGATCGACACCACCGATCTGAGTGCCAAGGAACTGGCCGAGCGGGTGCTGGGGCTGTACCGCCTGGAACGCGATTTTCACCTGCGGCTGGTGTCCTTCGGCTTCAAGCATTCGCCGCCGCGCGACGTGGATCTGGTGCTGGACGTGCGGACCCTGCCCAATCCTTTCTATGACCCGGAGCTGCGGCCCCGCACAGGTCTTGAAAAGGACGTGGCCGACTACGTGTTCCAGAACGAGGACGCGCAGGCGTTCTACGCCGAATTGCGCGGCTTCGTCCGCACCGCCGCCGAACGGGCGAAGGCCAGCGGGCGGCATGGATACACAGTTGGCATCGGCTGCACGGGCGGGCAGCACCGCGCCGTGGCTGTGACGGACCGGCTGGCAGGTGACCTGAAAGACCTGAACGTGGAGGTGGCCGATCACCGCGATATGAAGCTGGAGGCGGGCTGAGATGGGGAGGCGGCGATGAGTGATCCGCCCCTGCTGGACGACCAACGGCTGGGCGAGCGGTCTCCAGCCACTCTGGGCCGGGCCAGTGCCGTGCGGCGGCGGGCGGTGCGGGGTGGGCAGTACGCCAGCCGCCGCGCCCGCGTGTGGCTCGCGCCGGGTATGGGCGTCAAGCGCTGGTTGATCCTGTTCATGGTCTGCACGCTGGTGGGGGCGGTGGGTTTCCTCCATTTCACCTGGACCGGGCCGCTGCATTTCGTCGCCACCCGCTGGATTCTGTACCTGAATACGCTGACCGATCCAGGACTGGTGCCGCTGCATGTCACCGGTATGGTGGTCATGGCACTGGCACTGATCGGGGCGTTTTTCAGCATCGCCATGCTCAACCGTTCCATCCTGCGCGGCACGGGTACAGTTCCTGGCACGGCGCTGGACCTGATCTACGAGCGGCGCAACCTGTCACGCGGCCCCCGGATCGTGGCAGTGGGCGGAGGCACGGGTCTGTCCAACCTGCTGAGTGGCCTGCGTGCCTATACCGCTCATACCACCGCCATCGTGACCGTTTCCGACAACGGCGGCAGCAGCGGACGTCTGCGCGAATCGCTGGACATGATCGCCCCCGGTGACCTGACCGACTGCTACGCGGCCCTCAGCGACAGCCCGGTGATGGCGCGGCTGCTCCTGCACCGCTTCACGCGCGGCGACGGCCTCAAGGGCCACACCTTCGGCAATTTGATGCTGGCCACCCTCAGCGAGGAGGAAGGCGGGCTTGCGGTGGCCATGAAGGACATCCACGAGGTACTGCGGATTCGCGGACAGGTCTTTCCGGCCACCACCGCGCCCGCCACCCTGGTGGCCCACCTGGAGGACGGCGGCGTGATCCGGGGCGAGAGCCAGTTTGCCGAATCGGTGGGTCACGCGCGCATCCGGCAGGTCAGCCTCGATCCGCCGGATCTGCCCGCGCTGCCCCCAGTGCTGGATGCCATCCGCGACGCCGAGCAACTGGTGCTGGGGCCGGGAAGCCTGTTTACCAGTATCATTCCCGCTCTGCTGGTCCCCGAAATTGCCCGCGCCGTGCGCGAATCGGTGGCTCCCCTGATCTACGTATCCAGCCTGATGACTGAACCCGGCGAGACCGATGGCCTGAGCCTGGAAGACCACGTGCGCGCCATCACCCGCCACCTGGGCCGCACCCCCGATTGCGTGCTGGTCAACAACGCCAGCCTGCCCCCCGAAGTCGTGCAGCGCTACGCGGAGGCGGGCGCGCATCTGCTCAACCTGGATGGGGCCAGCCGTGACCTGAGCGACTGTGCCGTGGTGCTGCCGCTGTTGCAACCCGGACAGGCCCGCCATGATCCGGTGGCGCTGGCCCAGGCACTATTGACCCAGACCCCACGTCGCCGCTTCCAGAACTGACTCCATCAGAGACCGGCCTGCATCAGAGGCGGCGCTGAACTAGAGGCAGCCCTCATCCGCCGTCTCACTGACTGTTACGCTGGGCAGCATGACAGCGCTGCAAGACACGGCAATGGGAATCCGCGAGATGGGCGTGCGGGCAAAAGCGGCGGGCCGGGTGCTGCGTTCCCTGCCCACAGCGCGCAAGGTAGAGGCGTTGCGCGCCATCGCTGCCGAACTGCGTGCCCGTGAAGACGGAATCGTGCGGGCCAACGCCCAGGATGTGCTGGCCGCGCAGGAAGCTGGTCTGCCCGAACACATGATCGCCCGCCTGCGTCTGGACGCCGCCGCGCTGAGAACGGTGGCCGCCGATGTGGAGGCCGTCTCGCGGCTGCCCGATCCGGTGGGGGAGACCACGGGGGCGCAGACCCAGCCCAGCGGGATTCAGGTCTCACAGAGGCGAGTGCCGCTGGGCGTGCTGGGGGTCATCTACGAATCGCGTCCCAACGTCACCGTGGATGTGGCTGCATTGGCGCTGATGAGTGGTAACGCAGTGATCCTGCGCGGCGGCAAGGAAACCGTTCACAGCAACGCGGCCCTGGAAGAGGCGATTCGCGCGGCTCTGAAAGCCCAGAACCTCCCTACCGACGCCGTGCAGGTCATCCACGATCCGGCCCGCGAGCGCATGCGCGAACTCCTGCGCCTGGACGATCTGGTGGACGCCATCATCCCGCGCGGCGGGGCCGGGCTGCACCGCTACTGTGTCGAGAACGCTACCGTCCCCGTGATCGTGGGCGGCATCGGCGTGGTTCATATCTATCTGGACGCCAGCTTCACCCGTGACCCGGCAGACGTGAGGCGGGCTGCCGAGATTATCGTGAATGCCAAAGTTCAGAAGCCCAGCGCCTGCAATGCTCTGGACACATTGTTGATTGATCGGGACGCTCTGGCTGCCTTGCCCGACATCGCCCGCGCGTTGCTGGAAAACGGCGTGGAAGTGCGCGCCGATGCCGAGGCGTGGAGCGCGTTGCAGAACGCGGGGATCGCCGTGATGCCTGCTACCGATACCGACTACGGCACCGAATTCCTGGCCTTGACCGTCAGCCTCAAAGTCGTATCTGGACTGGAGGAAGCGCTGGACTTCATTGCCACCCACGGCAACCACACCGACGTGATTTTGACACGCGACGACGCGCAGGCCGAGCGTTTTATTCAGGACGTGGACAGTGCCGCCGTGATTGTCAACGCCAGCCCCCGTTTCAATGACGGCGGGCAACTGGGATTGGGCGCGGAAGTCGCCATCAGCACGCAGAAGCTGCACGCGCGGGGGCCGATGGGCTTGAGGGAACTGACCACGACGAAATGGGTGGTGGTGGGGGAAGGGCAGGGCAGGAGCTAGATCAGAAGAAGAGGGAAACAGTTTTAACTCTGCTTCCCCTTTTCGTTGATCGCTTCAGACGCCCAGCGGTACATCCACCCCAAGCTCGGCCAGCACGGTGCGGATCGCCTGCGCGTCGATTCCGGCGCGGGCGTGGACGCTCTCGGTGGTGGCGTGATCCTGGAACTCATCGGGGATGCCCAATGTCCGTACGGGAACGCTCAGGCCCATGCTGTTCAACGCCTCCAGCACGGCGCTGCCGAAGCCGCCCACCAGCGTGTTGTCTTCCACGGTGATGATCGTGCGGGCGCTCCCGGCCAGTTCGCGCAGCATATTCAGGTCCAGCGGCTTGACGAAACGGGCGTTGACCACGCCGACACCCGGCAGATCGCCTGCCGCTGCCTGCGCGTATTCCAACGCCTTGCCGCCTGCCAGGATCACGGCGTCCGAGCCGTCCTTGACGCGCTCCCAGGTCCCCCATTCCAGCTCGGGCCAAGTTCCTTCCGGCACCCTGGCAGTGTTGCCACGGGGGTAACGGATGGCGAAGGGGCCGGCGTGTTCCTGCGCGTATTTCAACATGCCGCGTAACTCGTTCGCGTCTTTGGGCAGGCCGATCCGAACGTTGGGAATGCTGCGCAGGTAGCTCAGATCGAACACGCCGTTGTGCGTCGAACCGTCTGCCCCCACGATCCCGGCGCGATCAATGGCGAAGGTGACGTTCAGATTTTCAATCGCCACGTCGTGCAGCACCTGATCGTAGGCGCGTTGCAGGAAGGTGGAATAGATTGCCACGATGGGCCGCAGGCCCTGCAAGGCCATCCCAGCGGCGGTGGTCACGGCCACGTCCTCGGCGATGCCTACATCCAGATAACGGTGCGGGTGCACCTTGCTGTAGCCCACCAGCCCGCTGCCCTCGCGCATGGCGGGGGTGATCACGAAGGTGCGCGGATCGCGTTTGGCCAGTTCGGTCACGGCGTCGCCAAATGCGGCGCTCCACGAGTACGCGTTACTGGCCTTGAAATCCCCGGTGTCCGGGTCAAATTTGCCGGGTCCATGCCAGTAGATCGGGTCCGCCTCGGCGTAGCTCAGGCCCTTGCCCTTGCGGGTCACGACATGCAGGATCGTGGGGCCGTCCAGATCCACCAGCCGTTCCATCAGCCAGACCAGTTCCTGAACGTTGTGGCCGTCCACCGGGCCGACATAACGCACGCCCATCATGGCAAAGGGGTTGACGCTGGCCGGATCGAAGAAGTGGCGGGTGCTGCTCTTGGCGCGGCTCATGAAGTCGGCCAGCGGCTTGCTCAGGGACTGCACGGCTTTCTTCCCGGCCCCCTCGCCTTCCTGAAACCACTTCTGGACTTGCAGGCCGCGCATGAATTTATTGATCGCCCCCACATTCTCGGAAATGCTCATCTCATTGTCGTTCAGGACGATCAGCATCTTACGGCGCAGATCGCCGATGGTGTTCAGGGCGGCCAGTGCCATGCCGCCGGTCAACGAACCGTCACCAATCACGGCGGCCACCTTGTAATCCTGGCCCAGCGCGTCGCGCGCCATCGCCATGCCCAGCGCGTTGGCGAGACTGGTGCTGGCGTGGCCCACCGTGATCGCGTCATGCTCGGACTCGCTGACCTTGGTGAAGCCGCTCAGGCCGCCTTCCTTTTTGACGGTGGCCATCTGATCGCGCCGTCCGGTCAACATCTTGTGGGCGTACGCCTGATGGCCCACGTCGAAGAGAATCCGGTCACGCGGGCTGTTCAGCACGTAATGCAGCGCCACGATCAGATCGGTGGCCCCCAGCGAGGACGCCAGATGCAGCCCGCCCACCGAGCAGACCCGCACGATCTCGTCGCGCAGTTCCTGGCTCAGCGCGGGCAACTGATCACGCGAGAGCTTCTTGAGGTCATCAGGGCCGTAAATCCGGTCCAGCAGCGGTGTGAGCCTGTGGTCAAGATCCATCCCGTCAGCCTTCTTCATGTCGCTCATCAGCGGCCTCCCTTGAAATTGCGTCCCACCAGCAGTAAGCCTTCGGGGGTGCGGACCTCGCCCACATACGGCGTGAACCACAGTTGTTGCGTGGCTGGAAACAGGCCGCCCACCGTGTCACTGACCTGCCGGGTGACCACCCACACCTCGAACTTTCCGGCGGGCGTGTCCTGCTGCCGCTTTTCCTGCACTGTATAGCTGTAATTCAGCGTGCCCTGCGCCTGCACCTTGCCGTCGTCCCCGCTGATGGCGATGTTGCTCACGCCCTGCCACGTCAGGCCCACCTTCCAGGCACTTTCCGCCGGGTATTCCAGCCACGGCGGGTCCAGCCGCACGTTCACGCCGGGTTTTCTCAGTCCCAGCAACTTGACACCGTCTGCCGAGAAGGTCCGGTACCACGTCTGGTCTGCGCCGCGCCCGGTCAGTTGCAGCGCCTGCACGGTCTGGTTGGCATAGATGCTCGGCCCCAGCGCCCGCAGCACGTAGGGCACGGCGGAAGTCGGCTCACCTTCGGGCAGGTAGGACCACGCCAGCCCGGCCTGACTGGGATAAAAGGACACCGTACTGACGGGCGTGCTGGTCTGCACCGTGGGGCCGGGGCCGCCTGTGCTGGGCGTGCAGGCGCTCAGGCCCAGCAGCAGGGCTGGAACAAGCGCGAGAAAGGGGGTGGGGCGCATATTCCCCAGAGTAACGTGACGCATTGACCGCATTCTGTCAGTTAAGAGCAAGTCACGCGTCCTGCTTTTGGGTGATGGAATGGGGGAATGGTGTCTAGGACGGTGGGGAAGGGGGATTTCTAAGGGTGGGTTTATGGATTTGAACGGATGAAGACTAAATTTTGTTGCTTTTCTGCAAATTGCAGCGCCGACAGAGAAGCTGCAAATTATTCTCGGTACTCGCGCCGCCCAGGCTATGGGGAATCACATGGTCATATTCCAGATAATTGTTATCTGCACACTGAACGCATTTTCCCTGATCCCGCTGCCACACGGCGATTTTGATGTTCTGTGGAATGCTGCGGCTTGCCCGTTCAGTCTGCGGCATCAGTAAAAGCCGCTTATGTAGCCGAACTAAAGCGTCCAGAGTGGCACTTAAAATAAGAGGCTTAGAGACATGGTGGTAGGTGCCGCTGCCCTTCTTGACCGATAGCTCAAGATTCACGCCGTCTGAGCGTTCCTCAATCCGAAGAATCTTCCCATACTGGACGTTCCAGCCGCCTTCCCCTGCACCGCCGATAAAGTAAATCTGACGGTTGGTCACCACCGCACGTCCAACGATGTCGCGGCTGCGGGTGGCGGTGACATGCCGGAAAGTGGCAGGAACTTCCAAGTGGGCCACTTCGCCTGCGTCCAGAAGAACTGTCGTCTGAACTGCGGGTAGGTGGCCTTCACGGATGCTGGTGGCGGCGCGCAAATCCACAAGTTCGCTTTGAAGGGGGGCCAGCAAGCCCGGCGGAATGCAGAGCAAACGCGCCAGATCCCTAAAATCAATTTCCTCCTGCGAGCTGATGATTCCGTCCGAATAGGCGAGGGTGAGTGTCCGCTCCATCAGGCGCAGAGCGTCGGTCCTCACAAAATCAAGGGCCGTTTTGGCATCCAGTTCTTCTCGCAAAACGGTTTGCTGTAGGTCCTGCCATTCATGATGTTCCATGACGCCGTCCGCGCAGGCTGCCAGAAAGCGCGTGCGGAAACGCCCCAGCGCCTCCTGAGCCTTGTGGGCGCAATCGCGGCACAGGCCCTCGCTGTTCAGCTTGAGCGGCGCGAAGAGACTTCCCCGCTTGCCGCAGTTCTGGCAGGCGTGGGCATCAGCGGCGGGACGTGGCGGGGCCGATTGCAGGGGTTCCCAGGCAGCAAGCAGCGGCGTGAAAGATTTGTCGGGTGTCTGGCTTGCCGTGTGGTCAGGATGGGCGGATTGATCAGGCTGCAGAAGAGGCATTTCTTCCTGAGCCACAACCTCGCCACCCATCAACTCTAGCAATGCTTGCAAACCGCCGGAAAAGCCCTGGCCCACGCCCGTGACCCGCCACTTTCCCTGGTAGCGGTAGACCTCCAGCAGAATCAGCGCCCGCTCGCTCTGAAACATCTGCCCTTCCACATTGAAATGCACACTGTCGCCACGCTCATCCATCAGGCTGGCCGTGCCACGCCGAAGGGCGGAAAACGGCTGCTCATCGGTGGTGGCCACGAAGACAAGGCGATGTATGCCAAGTGGCAACCGTGCTAGATCGACCTGAAACGAATGCTCTGAGGGGTTGAGTGTGATGGCCTGTTCAGGACTGGCTTTCTGGTTGTAAAAGATGAAATAGCGATCATCCGTCAGTTGCCGGGATTCGTTCAGGCCAAATACGCTGAGATCAGCGGTTTCCATGCCGGGCAAATGCGCCCGCAGGGTGAGCTGCGGCTGGGCAGTCAGTCCGTCGAGTGTGAGCCTTTGCCCGCGCTGAAGCTGCTGGATCATCTGTGGACTTTAGCGTGAAGGTTGACCGAGACGCCAAATTCTCAGAATGAGGGGCCGCAGGCTTCAAGCCCCGGCCCCTTTTTTCCTGCTCCGCTCAGATCAGGCTGAGCTGATCCCCATCGGCAATATGGGTGAGGTGTTCGGGCAATCCGCGCGGGTGGTCCATCACAATCTGCTCGGCCTTGTACGACGAGCGGACCAGCGGCCCCGACACGATTTCCAGGAAGCCCAGTTTCATGCCTTCCTCGCGGATCTCATTGAATTCGGCGGGAGTCACGTAACGCTCCACGGCCAGATGGTGCATGGTGGGGCGCAGGTACTGCCCGAAGGTCAGCACGTCCACGCCCGCCGCGCGGCAGTCGATCATGGTCTGCATAATTTCCTCGCGGGTTTCGCCCAGGCCCAGCATCACGGATGTTTTGGTGATCACGTCCGGGCGGGCGCGTTTGGCATGGGCCAGCACGGCGAGGGTCTGGTCATAGTCGGCGCGGATGTCACGGACCGGGTGGGTCAGGCGGCGCACCGTTTCGATGTTCTGGGCATAGGTGTCCACGCCACTGTCAAGCACCAGATCGACGCAGTGGGTGTTGCCGCTGAAATCGGGGGTCAGGGCTTCCACACGGGTTTCGGGATTCAACTTTTTAATGGCCGCCACCGTCTTGGCAAAGTGGTACGCGCCGCCATCCGGCAGGTCGTCACGGTCTACCGAGGTCAGCACGACGTACTTCAGGCCCATCAGCGCCACGCTCTCTGCCACACCCTGCGGCTCGTCTAGGTCCAGCTTACCCATCGGGTTGCCAGTATCCACGGCGCAGAAGCGGCAGCCGCGCGTGCAGATATGCCCCATCAGCATGAAGGTGGCGGTGCCGCGTGACCAGCACTCGCCGATGTTGGGGCACATGGCTTCCTCGCAGACCGTGTGCAGGCGGTGTTCCTTGACGATCTTGCGGACCTCGCCGAACACCTGTCCGGTGGGGATGGTGACCTTCAGCCAGTCAGGCTTCTTCTCGCGCACGGGCACGCTGTCTTTGCGGTAGATGCCATTCTTAATGAACTTGGGTTCTTTATGGTCAGTCTGTTTCTGTTCGGTCTGCGTCATGTCAGCTCCCCGCCCCGGCAAGTTCCGGCAGCGTCCAGTCGTAGGTTTCAAAGGTGGTGGTGAAGGCGTCGGAAAGTGCTTTGCGGGCGCTGTCCATGTCAGGACTCTGGCCCAGACCGCGCAGTTCGTATTCACGTTCCACGCTGGTCATCTGTGTACCGCTCAGGCCACACGGTACGATCAATTCAAAATGCTGGAGGTTGGTGGTCACGTTCAGCGCCAGCCCGTGCAGAGCGACGTTCTTCTGCACCGCCACCCCGAAGGAGGCGATTTTCTGATCGTAGCTGAGGCCGTTGACCTCACGCGGATCGACGTACACGCCCGCGTAGCCGGGGTTGGGGCGGGCGTCGGGCAGACCCAGAGCATCCAGGGCCAGGATGGTGGAGGCCTCCAGCAGGCGCAGGAAATCCTGCACGCGCCGGCCCACCGGGAAGATCGCGTAGGCCACCAGTTGACCGGGGCCGTGGTAGGTCACGTCACCGCCGCGCTCGACTTCCAGCACCTCAATGCCCTGCGCTTCCAGATACTCGCGCGTCACGATGATGTTGGTTCCCTCGCGCGCCTTGCGGCCCAGCGTCAGCACGGGCGGGTGTTCCACCAGCAGCAGCGCGGGTCTGCCCCCTGCCGCCACCCGCGCGTGGTGTTCTTTCTGCAAGGCCCAGGCGTCGCGGTACGGCACGCGGCCCAGGTCTATGGTGTCGAATGTGGGGGCCTTCATACCCAGAATTGTACGCCCGGCCTTTCCACATTCACCGTGTCCTGCGCCAAATTACGCCCCGGATTGACCACGCCCCCTGGTGAATCTGCGCCCTCAGGCTGGTTATGTCGCGTTCTGGAGTGTCCGGCCTGTCAGGACGTAATATCCAGGTCATGCCCGAACTCGTCTCTCCTTCCAGCCATTACCAGCAAAGTTTCATTCAAGCCGTGCGTGAGGCACAGGCCGCAGGGAGTGGTCTGGGCGACACCCTGAACTGGGACGTTACGCAAATGGAAGCCGACTTCGAGAGCGTGCTTGCCGATCTGCGCCGCTACGAGCCGGGCCACGAACTGCCGGAAGGCTTCGTGCACTCCGAACACCTCTGGCTGGTGGAGGGCGACGTTTACCTGGGCCGCGCCAGCCTGCGCCACACCCTCACCCCACGCCTGCGCGAATTTGGCGGCCATATCGGCTACGAAATCCGCCCCTCGGTGCGGCGGCAGGGCCACGGCAGCACCATCCTGCGCCTGACGCTGGAGCGGGCGCGTGGGCTGGGCCTGGACCGCGTTTTGATCACCTGTGACACCGATAATCTCGGCTCACGTGGGGTGATCGAGGGCAATGGCGGCGTGCTGGAGGGGGAATTCGTGCTGGCATCCCATCCAAAGCCGATACGCCGCTACTGGATTACGCTCTAGGAAGGCTCCGTCTGTTCTTTCGGCACGTCTTTCTGCAACTCGTCAGCCCTGTCCTGCATGTCGTGGGCCAGCCGGTTCAGGGCCTGCGCCTGTTCCTCCTCGGACGCGCCGGTCCTGCCCATGTTCTCTGCCACGGCCCCGCCGATCTGGGTCAGGGCCTCCACCTGTTCGGGCGCAGCGTCGTCCAGTTCGCCGATGCGCTCGACGATGTCCGCGCCTGCCTCGGCCAGAGCAGTGGCCTCGTGGGCGGCGCTGAAGCGCTGAATCTCGTCGATGCGGCGCTGGTGTTCGTTCAGCACCTCCTCAAGCTGTCCGGCCTGTTCCAGCGTCTGCGCCTGCGCCCGCGCCGCGTCCAT comes from the Deinococcus sp. AJ005 genome and includes:
- a CDS encoding Ig-like domain-containing protein; amino-acid sequence: MKPLNIALLLTTALSLAACGGGGTPTPDPADTTAPSVVSITPASGATGVAKDANIVVTFSEKMNQAATQAAYQSTDLPAASVTFSWNAGGTALTINPNADLAYTALGKTYSFSLSTTATDIAGNALPATNSNFKTFKQITTTLSSTPALDGRVRSDGEVVTNDGSLYIGDSATVGNATYRSYLSFDLAGLPAALTSANILAANLTVNQYAVAGSPYTDLDVGASDLMLDHVNYGTSLTAADFDPTVYSNQGDIISSPTLGNYTKSVLSALKDDRTNSRVRSQYRLRFAKLTDGDGNADIAYLRSGDSATDKPSLVVTYLIP
- the yvcK gene encoding uridine diphosphate-N-acetylglucosamine-binding protein YvcK, which encodes MSDPPLLDDQRLGERSPATLGRASAVRRRAVRGGQYASRRARVWLAPGMGVKRWLILFMVCTLVGAVGFLHFTWTGPLHFVATRWILYLNTLTDPGLVPLHVTGMVVMALALIGAFFSIAMLNRSILRGTGTVPGTALDLIYERRNLSRGPRIVAVGGGTGLSNLLSGLRAYTAHTTAIVTVSDNGGSSGRLRESLDMIAPGDLTDCYAALSDSPVMARLLLHRFTRGDGLKGHTFGNLMLATLSEEEGGLAVAMKDIHEVLRIRGQVFPATTAPATLVAHLEDGGVIRGESQFAESVGHARIRQVSLDPPDLPALPPVLDAIRDAEQLVLGPGSLFTSIIPALLVPEIARAVRESVAPLIYVSSLMTEPGETDGLSLEDHVRAITRHLGRTPDCVLVNNASLPPEVVQRYAEAGAHLLNLDGASRDLSDCAVVLPLLQPGQARHDPVALAQALLTQTPRRRFQN
- a CDS encoding glutamate-5-semialdehyde dehydrogenase, which translates into the protein MTALQDTAMGIREMGVRAKAAGRVLRSLPTARKVEALRAIAAELRAREDGIVRANAQDVLAAQEAGLPEHMIARLRLDAAALRTVAADVEAVSRLPDPVGETTGAQTQPSGIQVSQRRVPLGVLGVIYESRPNVTVDVAALALMSGNAVILRGGKETVHSNAALEEAIRAALKAQNLPTDAVQVIHDPARERMRELLRLDDLVDAIIPRGGAGLHRYCVENATVPVIVGGIGVVHIYLDASFTRDPADVRRAAEIIVNAKVQKPSACNALDTLLIDRDALAALPDIARALLENGVEVRADAEAWSALQNAGIAVMPATDTDYGTEFLALTVSLKVVSGLEEALDFIATHGNHTDVILTRDDAQAERFIQDVDSAAVIVNASPRFNDGGQLGLGAEVAISTQKLHARGPMGLRELTTTKWVVVGEGQGRS
- the metG gene encoding methionine--tRNA ligase, with the protein product MTDTSQSNEFIITTAIDYANGEPHIGHVYEKILGDAIARYQRLAGRDVTFVMGTDEHGEKISKAAAKAGVTPQELVDDLSDRAFRGLWDQLEISYDAFIRTTDAKHKKFVQGVLQRVYDAGDIYFAEYEGLYSVGAERYVTDKELVEGADGVRRYPGDPQPPELRREANYFFKMEKYQDWLLETLKTNPTLIQPAGYRNEVLEMLSEPIGPLSISRPKSRVPWGIELPWDADHVTYVWFDALLSYLTPFVASGRDPATVSGLAWHVIGKDILKPHAVFWPTMLKAAGYPLYRKLVVHSHILAEDGRKMGKSLGNAINPQQLVNDFPVDAIRYTLLREASLGADSPYGEGILVSRLNSDLANDLGNLLSRTVSMIHKYRGGVLPAAHEPNEREREIEAAALALPGQILALVDDLKINMAIEAAMNFVRDLNRYIAESAPWNLAKSDETARRLDTVLYTAAEGLRVASVCLEAVIPGKARELRAQLGLSGQTYALAGAWGLIPAGTRVPGGPILFPKPEQEEGKEKSVKPQKPIQKEKKVVPQIVEPIAPVASATPAETEALISIDDFARIDLRVAEVIACEAVAKADKLLKLTVKMGDETRTVVSGIRKWYEPEALVGRKVILVANLKPAKLRGIESQGMILAAEDDAGNLDLVGLGLDLPSGTKVR
- the rapZ gene encoding RNase adapter RapZ — protein: MPFIVVSGLSGSGKSTVLRTLEDAGFFTTDNLPPELWGAMHDLAEARGLKRVAISTDARTRDFLGALESSYMRLSRRREDLRVLFLEATADVLLKRYNLTRREHPLGDMLMVDFARERELLAPLRSIADTVIDTTDLSAKELAERVLGLYRLERDFHLRLVSFGFKHSPPRDVDLVLDVRTLPNPFYDPELRPRTGLEKDVADYVFQNEDAQAFYAELRGFVRTAAERAKASGRHGYTVGIGCTGGQHRAVAVTDRLAGDLKDLNVEVADHRDMKLEAG